The genomic interval CTCGGCAAGGACGCGGGACTGTTATTTTTTGTTACGGACTGTTTAAAAATGTAATGATAGTCCGGATCTGTTTTTATGGTGCCTGGGATtttttggatgatgacgtcGGTCGTGTTGTGGGAAAGGTGACGGCGGGTAGGGACGGGGACTGGCCTGTGGGCTGCTGCTTTTGTCGTCAATTGCCTATAAATAATCTAGCCCGCATGTGCACTTCCCAGCAGTCTCGTAAACGTGTGATAGCCTCTTACAACGTCGGAAAGGGTTTTAATACAAACACAGCAAACCGCGTATTAAGTCTTCATTTCAATCGCCtccgtcatcctcttctctcttgcTAGGAAAGATAGGTGAGCTATATAAAGCACAGATAACATCGCAGATTCAGTACCTGACCGCACAGACTTCCCAGAACGAACATCATGGCCCTCTCTCAACACGTAGACGCCGACAAGCTCATTGAAGAGTGCAAAGACCACCCTATCAAGAGGCACCTTAGTCATAAGTAGGTGTATCGGCCATGAACATAGCCATTTCGTGACTAATTTCTGCGCAGGGCTGCTCTTTATGATATTCCCTACACTTCCCGCTACGAAGTTGAGGACGAGGTTCCGAGATACAGGCTCCCCAGTAAGGGTGTCAATGGCAGGGCTACATACCAGCTCTTACACGATGAGCTGATGCTTGGTGAGTTTTCATCATTATTTTTTAGAGTTAAAGGCTGACTGGGAACTAGATGGGAACCCCAACATGAATTTGGCTTCGTGAGTTTTTCGCACCATTTGCAAACGATCTTGAGTCGGGGAATACTGATCAATGAGATATACAGATTTGTTCACACTTGGGTTCCTGATGAGTGCAACCGTCTTGTCCAGGAAAACATCAATAAGAATCTGGTCGACCAGGACGAATACCCTGCTGCTCAACAGATTCACGAGCGATGTATCGTAAGCTACAGCAGCCGCGACGAATGACTCCAGCTGACCCATGTGGTCAGTCAATGCTCTCTCACCTCTGGCACGCTCCCAAAGAAGCCACGGCTATGGGCACCGCTACTACCGGTTCCTCTGAAGCCATCATGCTTGGCGGTCTCGCTCTCAAGCGCCGATGGcaggaaaagatgaaagCCGCTGGGAAAGATATCCACAACCCCGGACCTAACATCGTTATGGGTGCAGAGGCTCAAGTAGCTTTGGAGAAGTTTGCTAGATActttgaggttgaggcgAGACTTGTGCCTATTAAGCCTGAGGTGAGTAAACGCcacgaaagaagaatgagtTAAAGGCTGTGAGTTAAAGGCTGATGGAAGTAGTCGAGTTATGTAATGGACCCCAAGGACGTCCTCAAATACGTCGATGAGAACACAATTGGTGTCTTTGTGTAAGTTTTaattttattttatttccGGGTACACCAAGTTGACCTTTTACAGTATCTTGGGATCAACTTACACCGGCGCGTTTGAATCCGTAAAAGACGTGGCTCAAGAGCTCGACAAATACGAGGCCGAGACAGGTATTAGTGTCCCTATCCACGTTGATGCCGCTTCTGGTGGTTTTGTTGCGTAAGTTTAGAATGACTCATACGGTCGTTTCGAAATTAACGGTTCTGGAAGTCCATTTGCATACCCTCATTACCAGTGGGACTTCCAAATTCCTCGAGTCCATAGGTGAGAAGCTGttaaaagaagagaaataaTTGCTGAAAAGCGGGATAGTATCAATGCCTCGGGTCACAAGTACGGTATGAGCACTGTGGGTGTCGGATGGATCATCTGGAGGTCTATGGAGTACCTTCCTAAGGAGTTGATCTTTGAGCTTCACTATCTCGGTGCTGTAAATAAAGTCCTAATTTTTTATTTTAATCATTCTAACTCCGGTTCTGTAGACCGATTATTCATTTAATCTCAATTTCAGTAGACCGGCACACCCTATCCTCGCCCAGATGTTCACTTGTAAGTCCGGATGAAGGCGGGTGGACCTTGCAGCTAATTCTATCATAGTCTTGAACCTCGGTTTCGAAGGTTACAAGCGTATAATGGACAAGAACCTCACCGTAGCTCGTCTCATCTCCCGAGCCCTCGAGCACTCTGGCTACTTCATTTGTCTCTCCAAGATCCACCACCCCAAGGCTCTTACCGAATCCTCCAGCAGCGCCGAACAATCCAACATCCTCCCTGCCGTCGCCGACGCCGCTAATACCGTTTTGCACGGCAAGAAGACTACTGTTGACGATGCCGAGTATTATTGCGAGGGTTTGCCCGTTGTGTCGTTTATGTTTACGGACGAAATTAAGAAGAAGTACCCTGGTGTGAAGCAGGCGTGGATCCAGATGCAGCTGAGGTCTATCGGCTGGATCGTCCCCAAGTAAGTCCGGATTTTTTTGGGGCAATTGTGGACCCAGTATTGACTTGTCACAGCTACCCTCTCGCTCCCGACTGCGAGAAAACTGAGATCCTCCGAGTCGTCGTCCGAGAGTCCCTTTCTGGTGACTTGGCGAGGAAGCTCATCCACGACATTCTTCAGGTGTACGTCCTCATCGGTTTTCCTTGTTTTAAAGTTCGTGCTGATTTTTTCATGGCTTTACAGAACCGAAGATCTCCTAAATGACGCTGGACCTTCATACTCCATGTCTACTGCTACCAGGCGTCACGAGAATTTGGACCACGGCAAGCTGGATAATATTGATGCTGTCCACATCAAGGTGCGTATCTGCCCTGTCGGCATTTTCAGTCTCGCGGGTTAGTCACTAACATGATATGATTTAGCAACACACTTCCACCTATTCTAAGCCCTGTTAGAGAAACCTTGTTAGAGTATGTTAATGAAGAAGTAGTCCGGtggatgggagaagatcTTGTACAGAGAAAGCGTAACAAATGACTTTTTACTCGGCTTTTTGCGATTAGTCTGGTTTGGATATGCAAAAATTGGAGCGTTATGCTAAGTTGCGATAAGACCGAAGGAAACAAGGTAATCGAAAGATTAGTAGAGGGAATGAACGACGGACGGGAATAATCCAATGGATAAGTTGTATATGACTTACACCCGGCAAGACGGAGAGGCGTGCCTATGCGAAAAGCCATTTCAACTCATTTCCACAGGCACGCTTACAGAAGCCCCATCCTCGCTTCCCTCGCTTCCCATCATTTGATTCTGTTTCATTTCCAAAAACAGGTGGCGATTCGCGGTGCTGAAGTGTTCTTCCGTCATCTTACTATCGCCATCAAAGAGTTCCTGCTCTCGTTTCTGAATCCGCCCCCCCTTTGTACTCCGCCATTCACCCTTCACTCTTAACCACGTCTCCCGCCTTCATCCGCGGCTAGCCGATCTAGTCGCCTTCCATCGATCGATCGCccaatcttcctctttgccgccttcttttcccagTCGCTTCACGCCACTTCATTTTTCTGTTTTGCTTTGTTTCCTTACTCGATTTCTTCACCATACACCAACTCTGCGTCAGTTCATCAATATTTTCTTAACCCACGCATAAGTCTCCGAAATATCAACTTTATAATGCAGCCCAAGCGAACGGCGGAAACCCGCAACTCTACTACGAAACGAGCTCGAACCGTCCAAAGCGGGAAAGACGAGACTGCTGATCCTCCAGTCGCCGTTGCGGAAGACATTCGGTCTATTGACTCCAGACTCAAGGGCAGAGCgaaagggaggaaggggaaaaacAAAGCGGAAGGCACATCTGATTCTCCACCTCCTGGTCCGAAGAAGCGGGTGCGCAAACCTTTCGCAGCAAAGGAAGCCACATGGAGGGATATTCCCGATTGGGGGGATAGGACCGACGTACCGCTGTTCAGGCTCCCAGCGGAAGTGCTTGACCTGTGTTTTGGGACCAAGCTCAATTTGGGACTACAGGTAGGTGGAGGTATtgtgatgacgaggagctTCTGAAAGCCATCGGCTGATCCGTGTATTGGATGACAGCTACGAGACTATGTGGCTTTAGCTGGAGTATCAAGGTACTTCAGGTTTCATTTTACGGACGACGTGTTCCGAGTGAGTATAATTCTGATCTTATTCTTGTCTGTGTGCTGACGAGATTATGCCAGGAAATCTACCTCAAGTCCCATCCCAATTACATGAAGCTCCGCCCTTGTGCCCGTCGATCCCCTATCAAACACTCCcagctcatcttcactcGTGCTGTAAAAGATTGGCGTCAAGATCCCCCTCTCAAAAGATTTGACCACCTCGAAATTCATATGCGTTCCATTCCTCCCCGTGAAGAGTGGACACAGAAGGATTACGAGTTTGTAATTCGAGCCGATAAGATAATTGCCCAAGCGAGACAGATCTGGGCGGACGCTAGGGCCGAAAGGGCGAacatcaagaaggagaagatgaagaaaaggagagtgTTGAGGAAGGTCATTGTGGACGGTATTTCACGAACTGTACTTGCGACAGTACCTGGCTTAAAGCACGGGGAGACTCAGGGGCCGAAGAATGAGTTGGGGGTTCCGATAATGACGGATGAGAACGGGAAGGAAATTGGTCTGGGTGCAAGCCATGCAGAGGAAGGGAATGATggtcatgatgatgatgatgatgaagaatcCGACGACGAGCTTAATTTCTACTCAACTTTGCaagaatgggaatgggaagaatCTGTTCACAATAAGGATGGTGAACTATGGCAAAAGATTTACAAACTGGAAGACAAAATGAgattgttgaggaggaCGTATGATAACTACGACAAGGGCGAGGATTTCAGCGATCTTTCAAGCGAAGACGAAGCAGacgaaggcaaggaaggcgaCAGGTCAACGCgcaagaagggcaaaaagaagcaaaCCAAAAAGTTTGTTCGGGATCCAAACTGGGTCTTGCCTCCCGAGGAAAAACCAAAGAGACCCCATGCAACCTTGGTCGAGTATGATCCATTGACGGGAGAGAGACTGCCCCATGACGCATATCCAAGCCCATGGAGAGCTAGAGCTGTTGAAGCTGCAAATAAGAAATTCATCAACCGAGCAGTGAGTACAACCGCGTCAAGATAGGGGCAACGGTAGCTGATAATGTGAGAAGGATGCAATAAGGGTGTTCAAAGTAGGAGAAGCAGAGCTGTTATGCTTGAAGCACTACCTTGTGGTGAGTGAATTTTTGTTCGGGCTCATGTATCGTGCTGATTAGATTTCAGCCGAATCCCTTGAATCCTAAAACTCCATCGAGCATGTAAGTGTAGAGACTTCCTAACGATAATCGTAGTTGACTCAGCAAAACAGTTACTCCCTTGCGGCCATCCAAGCTCTTGCTCTTCGTTCTCATGGCGGTCCTATTGGCCATCATTACCATGTGTAAGCATCAATTCCATACTAATACATGACTGTTCTTACTAGACTTGGCCTTTAGTGAATCTGCCAATGAAAGAGCCTTGAAGTCTCTAGCCACCCGACAAGCCAATGCGGCCAAACGCAAAGCCGATCCCACTTACGTTGAAAAAGAACCGAAATCGAGGCAATACCCCCAGACTACCGTTGATCCTGATGATATTGGCGCCAAGTATGGAGTGGACAAGGATTGCGGGATCTGGCATTATCAAGGCACGTTCATCGATTTCGTCGCTGATTGGAGGGAGCACAGGGCGGCCAAAGCCGCGAGGAAAGCTCAGCGCGTTGCCAATGGAGAGGGTTCTGAGACTTCTGATGAAGACGGCTCTTCTCAAGATGAGCTGCTTCCTGTTCCAAACGTCCCTTGGAATGATGTTAATGAATACATGTATTCATTtactgatgaagaggatgatctCTGGTAGTTATGTATAGGATATAAGCTATTTGTTTGTATACCCAAAGGGTTCCGTGTAAATCTTATTGTTGGACCTTTTCAATGCATGCAATTATGTCGCAGAGTGGACATTCATTGAGTTAgaatggatggatggatgatgcATACTTGCGCACGGAACGTGATGTGCCACATTGATTTTCGTCGCGGAGAAATAAAACGCGATCTTTGTGATTTTTGCCACTTGCGGAAATGACGTGTGAACTTTCCTCAAGCGTGGGTGTCTTCCGTTGATTTTCCCCAAGCAGCACTTTTCCTTTTACTTTCTCCATCCCGCGATTCGCCTTCTGCCTACCGGCATACACCCCGTTACCTCACTGGTTAGCCTGGCACCGCAAGCGCCAATGCAAGCCTCAACACCGTCGCCGACTACTATACAGACACCGACGCTGTCTTTCCCCGATACCCCACAGATGGACGAGACCCCGAAGACGGCCGTATTGCGTACTCCTCGAGCGACTTTCGATGGTGGTGAGGTCAGAATAGAAGGAAGCGTCTCTGGGAGCGAAAGAGGGAGCATTGATATGGGTACAGCGaatggagaaaggaaagacaagggaaaggaaagagcagTTGAGAGTGCGGAAGAtaaggatgaagaagagactggATTCGACATGGAACAGCTCACAAGATTACAGTCAAGAGTGAACGAGTTGGAGGCCAATGGAAAGACAGGGGATGAGTGGGTGCAAAGAGATGAGCTACTGGGAATGGTGGGTTATCAATCACTCGCATTATTCAAAGGATGATTGCCAACTAACTTCGAAATCAGGTCAAGACTCTTTTACCGCTTACTCTCAATCATTTGCCATTTCTGCAAGAGCGTTTAGCAGCGCAGAAAAGCACTATTGCGACCATGCAGCAACAGGCCAAAATTTCGGAACAGCTCATGGCTACCGAGCGAGAACGACATGCTGTCGAGAGAGATTCATGGCATAAAGAGATGCGGGCAGTCATGGTTTcaaaagaggaggaaaaagttTCAAACAAACGAAAAGTATTGGATTTGGATGTTGGTTATCACAAGGAGCTCGAAGCGGCGAACAAGAGACTGGAAATGGACAACAGATTGATGGCACCCAGAGTACGTTTGGTCAGTCATCCGATGGCTAGAGCTGATTTTCCCCTAGTTGGTTGACACCCAAAGACAAATCGACCGACTTGTCAACGAACTCCGTCTTCTTAGACCGCATGTCATTCTTAACACCTCAGCTCTTACTTCCAAGCCTACAGAATTAACACCCGCAACTTCTGCGCCGCCCGTTTTTCTCCCTCAGTATATGCCTCAGCTCGAAAATAGCAAGGGTATTCATCGATCTAGCCGTGCGACTATGGGGGACGCCAGAACTGAACATCTTCTGTTAGCTGCCAAGGCTATCCGAAGCATGCGCAAGACCAACGACCGATTAGGCCGTTTAACCATGGGCGAGCTGAAGAAAGCTGGCGTTGTTGGTCCAGAGGGAGGAATGGGTTACAAGGAAGGCTATGGCGAACAACCAATGTCGGAtgtcgaggaggatgctAGTGAGGAGGAGCCGCTCATCGATCAGCGAGCTAGCGGGTCCGTAACCAAGGGTAAAAGCAAATCCCAGGCCACACCACTTCTCTCTCGTACCAAGCGAAGTACCAAGAAGAATGTGCAAAATGCCAGTATAAGCACCATTCCGCAAACTCCCTCTAAATCCCGTACGACCGGGCAGTCATCCTTACCTCAAACGACGCCTGGTGGTAGCAACTTTAACGACCTCCTTCGTGCTGCCGAGATGGCGACTCGTCCAAACTCACCTGTACATGGAGAACCCATCTTATCGACTCTTTCAGCTACAAGAAGTACAACTCGCCCAAGACCGGATAGCAGTGATATTGAACGAGGGAGTCCGAAGAGACGGCGAGGTGATGTGTGGGAAGGTGGCGGGTCTCACAAGGCGCATCAGCATTCGGCTTCAGCAGGATCGGCTTCCGCGCTCGACTTATTAGCACAAGCAAGCCAGCTAGATGTCGCTAGCTCTACCGCTCCCAGCTCCGTAGTGCAAAGCAG from Cryptococcus neoformans var. neoformans B-3501A chromosome 9, whole genome shotgun sequence carries:
- a CDS encoding hypothetical protein (Match to ESTs gb|CF188138.1|CF188138, gb|CF187514.1|CF187514, gb|CF185356.1|CF185356; HMMPfam hit to Pyridoxal_deC, Pyridoxal-dependent decarboxylase conserved domain, score: 246.5, E(): 4.7e-71), whose product is MALSQHVDADKLIEECKDHPIKRHLSHKAALYDIPYTSRYEVEDEVPRYRLPSKGVNGRATYQLLHDELMLDGNPNMNLASFVHTWVPDECNRLVQENINKNLVDQDEYPAAQQIHERCISMLSHLWHAPKEATAMGTATTGSSEAIMLGGLALKRRWQEKMKAAGKDIHNPGPNIVMGAEAQVALEKFARYFEVEARLVPIKPESSYVMDPKDVLKYVDENTIGVFVILGSTYTGAFESVKDVAQELDKYEAETGISVPIHVDAASGGFVAPFAYPHYQWDFQIPRVHSINASGHKYGMSTVGVGWIIWRSMEYLPKELIFELHYLGATDYSFNLNFSRPAHPILAQMFTFLNLGFEGYKRIMDKNLTVARLISRALEHSGYFICLSKIHHPKALTESSSSAEQSNILPAVADAANTVLHGKKTTVDDAEYYCEGLPVVSFMFTDEIKKKYPGVKQAWIQMQLRSIGWIVPNYPLAPDCEKTEILRVVVRESLSGDLARKLIHDILQVTEDLLNDAGPSYSMSTATRRHENLDHGKLDNIDAVHIKQHTSTYSKPC
- a CDS encoding hypothetical protein (HMMPfam hit to Myb_DNA-binding, Myb-like DNA-binding domain, score: 39.8, E(): 7.6e-09), producing the protein MQASTPSPTTIQTPTLSFPDTPQMDETPKTAVLRTPRATFDGGEVRIEGSVSGSERGSIDMGTANGERKDKGKERAVESAEDKDEEETGFDMEQLTRLQSRVNELEANGKTGDEWVQRDELLGMVKTLLPLTLNHLPFLQERLAAQKSTIATMQQQAKISEQLMATERERHAVERDSWHKEMRAVMVSKEEEKVSNKRKVLDLDVGYHKELEAANKRLEMDNRLMAPRLVDTQRQIDRLVNELRLLRPHVILNTSALTSKPTELTPATSAPPVFLPQYMPQLENSKGIHRSSRATMGDARTEHLLLAAKAIRSMRKTNDRLGRLTMGELKKAGVVGPEGGMGYKEGYGEQPMSDVEEDASEEEPLIDQRASGSVTKGKSKSQATPLLSRTKRSTKKNVQNASISTIPQTPSKSRTTGQSSLPQTTPGGSNFNDLLRAAEMATRPNSPVHGEPILSTLSATRSTTRPRPDSSDIERGSPKRRRGDVWEGGGSHKAHQHSASAGSASALDLLAQASQLDVASSTAPSSVVQSSPAVPLTSSTPQFGGLLEKDSSPRSHGSSLGAPIDLTPRNRTMANVRLKAHPASDDFVVDPSLQTPTHRIRGSSTTSESLTPARGYASSQIYPTPGGELDERLPPAGASSSAINPTSTPGVISEGGGGPGAGNGNFASPSGKVVPGLGKYWHYTSEMPIKRVRSPYLKWTVEEDELLARAVAIHGEKWDLVSKGVPTRSYHQVRQRWLRKTGAFDKKNQAAKAEREAKTESANEAKSSSTEREV